The genomic DNA GAGGTTCGGGTCGGCGATGACGTCGTCGGCGTGGACGGAGTGGCGACGCGCGTCGTCGCGGCGACCGAGGTGATGGTCGGCCGACCCTGCTACGAGGTCGAGTTCTCCGACGGCACGATGATCGTCGCGGACGAAGAGCACCAGTGGCCCACCGAGGCCGGCATCCGCACCACGGCGGAGCTGCGCAGCGGTGCCGACCGCATGATCCCGACGGCCGTGCATGCTCAGTCGGGTGGCGGCCGCACGGCGCTGCTGGCGCCGCCGCTGTACGTCGCGTGGGTGCGCCGGGTCGACAGCGTGCCGGTGCGGTGCATCCAGGTCGACAACGAGTCGCACCTCTACCTCGCGGGCGACGGCATGGTGCCGACCCACAACTCGACGCTGGGTCTGGACTTCCTGCGGTCGTGCTCGATCAAGAACCGGTTGTCGAGCGTCGTGTTCTCCCTCGAGATGAGCAAGACCGAGATCGTCATGCGTCTGCTGTCGGCCGAGGCGAAGATCAAGCTGGCCGACATGCGGTCGGGCCGGATGAGCGACGACGACTGGACGCGGCTGGCTCGCCGGATGAGCGAGATCAGCGAGGCGCCGCTCTACATCGACGACTCCCCGAACCTCACGATGATGGAGATCCGCGCGAAAGCCCGTCGCCTGCACCAGAAGGCGGACCTGCGGCTGATCGTCATCGACTACCTGCAGCTGATGACGTCGGGCAAGAAGGTCGAGTCGCGCCAGCAGGAAGTCTCCGAATTCTCGCGTCAGCTCAAGCTATTGGCCAAGGAGCTGCACGTCCCGGTGATCGCGATGAGCCAGCTGAACCGTGGTCCCGAGCAGCGCACCGACAAGAAGCCGATGCTGTCGGACCTCCGTGAGTCGGGCGCCATCGAGCAGGACGCCGACATGGTGATCCTGCTGCACCGGCCCGACGCCTTCGAACGCGACGACCCCCGTGGCGGCGAGGCGGATCTCATTCTCGCGAAACACCGCAATGGCCCCACCAAGACGATCACCGTGGCGCATCAGCTGCACCTGTCGCGGTTTACGAACATGGCGCACTAGGGGTTTGGGGCTGTGGCTTCTCAAGTTCGATGTCCACCTGGTGCCCAATTGGACATGAAAGTGAGAATGTGCAGCCCTGGGGGACGTTCCGAGCGTGGGCGCAGCCGGTTCTAAAACCTGGTTGATGCCGCGGTGGGTGTGCGCGGATGCTGTGGTGGTGGGGTTAGTCGAGCAATGGCCGTCGCTGCGCGATCAGGTGGTCGTGGCGGAGCGGTTGTTCGGCCCGTCTGGGCCGCGCATGGTTGGCGAATGGGTCGCCGAACAGGCCGGCTTCATCGATGACGGCGACTTCGCCAAGACCTTCTCCGATCACGTCCACCTGCCTGGTATCGCATCCATGGACTTCGCGCACCGACACATCCGTACGCCGCGCGGCGATCTGCTCGGTGGGATCAGATTTTACTCGCGCAACATCGCACGCCCGTTCGTCGATGTCCTGGCACACAGCTTCGACGACATCAACTCCCTGACCGCATGCGTACGAGCCGAATGGTCGCCGTTCAACGTCCGCTACCTGCGTGTGCAGACTCAACCCCACCGGCTGGCCGATCGGCCGGACGTGTTGCTCGACAAGAGCATTCACGCCGCCCGATGTCGCGACATGGCACCGTGCGATGGCCGCGTCACACTGCAACGGTTCGATACCCCCGAAGTCGCCCTCGACGTGGTCGCCGACCGCTTTGCCCAGCTCGCCGCGGCAGACCCTGCATTGTCGAACAATCTGTCCCCGGCCGCACCCGACGATCTGCGGTACTGGCATGCGCACCAACAACTCTGGGCCATCACCCGCGGCATAGACACGATCGGGGTCTTCGCAGTGGCGCCCGGCGCACTCGGCTGGATCACCGGCCAGGAGATCAACGAGGAGGTCATTAGCGTGGCCCACGCGGGACAGCGTTACGCCACCTCAGCGCAGTGCATGTGGGCGCACCGGTGGGCTACCGACACCACCGACCTGCTCATCGGAACCATCGACCGCCACAACCACGCCTCACGCGCTACCGCGCTGCGAGCCGGGCGACCCCGCGTACTCGACAACGTTTTCATCAGACTCGACTGACAAGCCCATGGCATGGGTGACCTGGTAGCCGGCGACGTCGTGCTCGAAAACCGGTCCTAGGGGCACCGAATCGCCGACAACGGGTGCACGGCAACGGTTTTGGGGTTCGCTGTTGCTGGGCGAGGGGGCCGCCCACAGCGACGGATTCTCGCTCTTCCCGCCGTCATACCGCCGAGGTCGCGAACATACGACGAGTCGGTGGCCAGTCGGAGGTATTTCAGGCTATCGACTTGCACCAGGGTGGGCGCAAGGTAGCGATCAAGATCGTCCCCGCCGAGTCAAACGACATCTATCGAATCTACTTCGAACGGGGAACCGGGCGCTACGCGGCCAGGTGGTGGTCTCAAACGTCGCCACCAACTACAACTTCCGGCTCGATAGCAAGTGACCCCAGCGGGAAGGGCTTGAACCAGGTCCGCCCCGGCGACGCCAGTCCCGAGGTGAATCGGACCTGGCGGCCATCCTCGCGGGTCGTGGTGAACGCTGCCGAAGGGCGACAGGCTGGCATACCAAGCCTCACCCCTGCGCAACCACCACCGGAATCCTGGTACACCCAATCTCAGCGATGCCCCGAGACATCGCGCATCGCTTACGAACTCACTGTCGCTCTATCGGGGTCCTAAGCTGCACGCTGGATAACCTCGGTGTCAGCGAACTGCTCAAAACTGTCGATGAGATTGTCGCGGACATGCCAGACGTGGGCGGCTCGCGCCTCAAAGTTCCTCTGCGTCACGCGATAAGTCCCCCGATAAGTGCCAAACCCAACGATGAACTCGCCACCATCGATCAAGACGTCGAGGGTGTATCGGAACACCGCCCAATCTCGCTCTAGAACATCAAAGAGGTTCGCCTTGATCTCTGCCCTGTTATGAGATACTCCCGGCGCCGGAAATCCGGCACTCTCAACCCAAATGAGGTCGGGCGACAAATTACGATAGAACTCCTCTTCGTCGCCGCGGTCGTAAGCGTCATAGAGCTTCCTCACTACGAGGTACCCATCCGATTGGCTCACTCTTATCCTCCATCAACAAGAGACGTGATCCGACTATCGGCTCACCACTGCTGCCAGCCATGAATGCAACCGAGGTACACCAGGTCTTGTTCCTAGTGGGTTGCGAGGGCCGGGGCTGACTGTTCGCGGGGTGTCAGGTGCCATGAGTGGCGGCCTCGTACTTGGTAGCGCAACCGAAACACGGGTTAGGCGTGGGGCGGTGGAAAAATACCGCGAGAGGACATGTTTCGGAAGCCCACGACCATACCCGAGCTGGCAGAGTTGCGACGTCACGGTGACGACAGGGGCCCAGCGCGCTGGTTGCTATCGCATACCGGCTTGACGCGCGTCTCCGCATCATTTTCGGAGTGGTCACGATAGTGAGAACTCAGGAGTGGACATCGAGTGAGAATTACTGACGGCGCTGGTCCGAGTGATACACCCCAGCAGGGTGCGCCTATGCGTCACCCAAACTCGGCCGGTAGTCCGCCACGTCGGCCTCAGCAGCGAGCAACGCACCCAGTTTGCCCTCCTGCTGGGCGACGAACACGCCGATGACCTGCCGGCAGACCTCCGGCACGCTGACCCCGCGCAGAGTCGCAATACGGCTCAACCCGACCAGCATTGACGTCGACACGTGAAATTGCACGGCGAATTGACCGCAAGAACCATCCTCGGGTGGGTGGCCCGGACCAACGACCACCGGTTGATCTGACCCGAATTGGTCAACATCAGCACGGCGAGCCCTCTCAAGGGCCCCACCACTAGCGCCGCCAGCGACGCCCTCGTCCGGGTCGCGGAATTCCGCATGGCTGAACAAACCCATTGCGCCCACGCTAGACCTTGCAGAATGCCGAAGTTGCCAAGTCCGCGGGTGCGATCGTCACCGGGGCCGCCTCGGGTATCGGCATCGCGCCCGCGTTGTCGTCTGCCGGTGTGCGGCCGTCACCCTCGCGGTGCGCAACACAGCCGCCGGGGAGAAGGTCGGCGCCGACATCGGCGGAGCCACAACGTCAGATCGCTTCTCGTTGCCGACAGACGCCATGTATTCGCAGCGCCCATGGGCGGTCACGTGGCTACCGCAGGTATTCACTACCGAATGGATGGGCGACGGCCCCTGTCGTCGCTAAGCGCCGAAGCCTTCACCGTGTCCACCTCGGCTGAGCGCGGGTTGCGCGAAGCGGGGTTGAGCGGTGAGTGTGGACGCACAGAAAATCTCGCGATTTGTCCGGACGGAGCCACGTGAAGGTAACAGTGCTGGGAGTGCCGAGCAGCGCCGGCGCCTACTGCGTCGGAGTGGAGCGAGCGCCTGCGGCACTGCGGGATGCGGGGCTGGTCGAGGCATTGAGTGCGGCGGGCGCCGATGTGGTCGACGCGGGCGATCTGACGACGCGTCTGTGGCGGCCTGACCGCGAGAGTCCGTTCGCGCAGAACCTGGGTGACGAGGTGCAAGCGATGATGGAACTCTCTGCTACTGCGGCCGAACTCATGGCGGAAGGTGAGCGGCTGCTCGTGCTCGGGGGCAGCTGCATGGTCGCCGTCGGTTTGTGTGCGGCGGTGAAGCAGAGCGGTGAGCGCCCGCGTCTGGTCTACGTCGACCGGCATTTGGACCTGAACACCCCGCACTCCACCACGGAGGGGTCGCTTAGCTGGATGGGAATGGCGCACGCGCTCGCCCTCGAAGGTGCCGCACCCGAATTGGCGGGTGCGCCCGGCAGTGCGCCGCTGCTGCAACCGTCGGATCTCGTCTATCTCGGCGTGGACCCGACGCGGGAGACCACCGCTTGGGAGCGCGAGCAGGCCACTGAACTCGGCATCGCGATCATCGACCAGGCAGCACTGTGCGATGACCCCCGTGGAGCCGCACAGCGAGCGCGCAACACACTCGCGGCCGGCCCGTTCGTCGTGCACCTCGACGTCGACGTGCTCGACTTTCTCGACGCGCCAATCGCCGAAAACGTCAACGGGCGCAACAGCGGGCCCACGATTGCCGTCCTCGAGCGCGCCCTCATCGAACTCCTGAAGGACCGTCAATGCCGGGGCATGTCCCTCGGACAACTCGACCCGGCGCATGCCTCCTCAGACCCCACTGCGATGACGAGGCTTGTCTCCGCGCTCGTCTCGGCGCTGACCACTGAATCGCTCTAGCGGCACTCGCCGAACGCGACGCTACGACGGTCTTAGCAGCACGCGCCCGATACGCCCGCCGGAGTGAGACAAAAATACGAGCCGTCCATATCCTCTAGAAACGCATTTGGTGAGGGGCACCCGAGTGATCGATCGATCGTCCTAACTGCCAGACCGTCACTGGACAGTCAGGCCGAGGGGGAACGTGACGCCGGTGAGTTCCTCGGAGACGGTCCATAGTCGCTGTTGGACCGCGTAGTCGTGAGAGTCGGGGCTGGAGGCGACTAGCTTGGGGAACCCCCGGACCTCCCCGAACCCACTGGGGCCGTAGTACTGCCCGCCGAGCACAGCGGAATCCGTGGCTGCGCGCAGGGTGGGCAGGGCGCCCATCTCCGGGTCTTGAGTGATGAGCGGCGCGACCCAGGTGAGGGGGAGGCGCAACGCTGCGGGCGAGTTGCGGGTGAGTTCGGTATTGGACACCCCGGGGTGGGCGGCGACGGCGATGGTGGTGCCGTGCTGTGCAAGTCGGCGCTGCAGCTCGTAGGTGAACATCAGGTTGGCCAGTTTGGATTGGCCGTAGGCGCCGGCGCGGCTGTATGAGCGCTGCCACTGCAGGTCGTCGAAGTGGATCGCGGCCTGGATGCGGTGCCCGGTGCTACTGACGGTAACGACGCGGGAGCCAGGCACGGGCAACAGTTGGTCCAGCAGCAGGCCGGTCAGGGCGAAGTGGCCGAGGTGGTTGGTGCCGAATTGCAGCTCGAAGCCATCGGCGGTGGTCTGTCGTGGCGTGTACATCACGCCGGCGTTGTTGATCAGCAGGT from Mycolicibacterium arabiense includes the following:
- a CDS encoding arginase family protein, which encodes MKVTVLGVPSSAGAYCVGVERAPAALRDAGLVEALSAAGADVVDAGDLTTRLWRPDRESPFAQNLGDEVQAMMELSATAAELMAEGERLLVLGGSCMVAVGLCAAVKQSGERPRLVYVDRHLDLNTPHSTTEGSLSWMGMAHALALEGAAPELAGAPGSAPLLQPSDLVYLGVDPTRETTAWEREQATELGIAIIDQAALCDDPRGAAQRARNTLAAGPFVVHLDVDVLDFLDAPIAENVNGRNSGPTIAVLERALIELLKDRQCRGMSLGQLDPAHASSDPTAMTRLVSALVSALTTESL
- the dnaB gene encoding replicative DNA helicase, whose amino-acid sequence is MAVVDDRGRSDLRSDSQAPPPSEDYGRQPPQDMAAEQSVLGGMLLSKDAIADVLEKLRPNDFYKPAHQSVYDAILDLYGRGEPADAVMVAAELERRGLLKRVGGHPYLHTLISTVPTAANAGYYAGIVAEKALLRRLVEAGTRVVQYGYAGSEGADVAEVVDRAQAELYNVTDGRTSEDFVPLEQLLQPTMDEIDAIASQGGIARGVPTGFVELDECTNGLHPGQMIVIAARPGMGKALALDTPLPTPTGWTTMGEVRVGDDVVGVDGVATRVVAATEVMVGRPCYEVEFSDGTMIVADEEHQWPTEAGIRTTAELRSGADRMIPTAVHAQSGGGRTALLAPPLYVAWVRRVDSVPVRCIQVDNESHLYLAGDGMVPTHNSTLGLDFLRSCSIKNRLSSVVFSLEMSKTEIVMRLLSAEAKIKLADMRSGRMSDDDWTRLARRMSEISEAPLYIDDSPNLTMMEIRAKARRLHQKADLRLIVIDYLQLMTSGKKVESRQQEVSEFSRQLKLLAKELHVPVIAMSQLNRGPEQRTDKKPMLSDLRESGAIEQDADMVILLHRPDAFERDDPRGGEADLILAKHRNGPTKTITVAHQLHLSRFTNMAH
- a CDS encoding SDR family NAD(P)-dependent oxidoreductase codes for the protein MSSTTWTEQHIPDQHGRVAVVTGANTGLGFETARILAARGATVVLAVRDVDKGKQAAARIAGDVTVQALDLTSLDSIRSAAADLRAAHPRIDLLINNAGVMYTPRQTTADGFELQFGTNHLGHFALTGLLLDQLLPVPGSRVVTVSSTGHRIQAAIHFDDLQWQRSYSRAGAYGQSKLANLMFTYELQRRLAQHGTTIAVAAHPGVSNTELTRNSPAALRLPLTWVAPLITQDPEMGALPTLRAATDSAVLGGQYYGPSGFGEVRGFPKLVASSPDSHDYAVQQRLWTVSEELTGVTFPLGLTVQ
- a CDS encoding nuclear transport factor 2 family protein, with amino-acid sequence MSQSDGYLVVRKLYDAYDRGDEEEFYRNLSPDLIWVESAGFPAPGVSHNRAEIKANLFDVLERDWAVFRYTLDVLIDGGEFIVGFGTYRGTYRVTQRNFEARAAHVWHVRDNLIDSFEQFADTEVIQRAA